One genomic region from Desulfobacterales bacterium encodes:
- a CDS encoding glycosyltransferase family 2 protein, with product MTIPLFSIITPTYRRPLLLKRAISSVICQTFHNFELIVVDDAGGDQETEQIVHEFADNRIILLRHDQNKGAGASYNTGIKAAKGSFISILDDDDEYYPSFLEKTNDFFQSLSPDIGFIWTGIRRVIDTPQGELFWYERVWPSIIHPREKAYIEATTIGNGFGMTMRKNCINMIGLYNESFQVCEDTEYLFRLVKKVKFATIPEILVKIHRHDKHQLTNQTMDKLRLDLHQKILKENIDFIDSYPKLFYVHSQRIVKLCYSLKMKQRGRKMLLRMWRKLPSRVSIFMDLVFYEWIGEDMASYLNKTITKKLLSRVKNRIYRMKRSLEIKNFDTYRKKYDTFSFQVLVKKADKWLHQYPEQANFNLPPIIYWFDNFVSKPASVLEIGGWRGDLAMTLLPKYKFIDLWHNYDLITDKSTQKCSDVRYKQISLKDYIWNIPVAKIYNSLIATHMIEHIKWRELLLLINWIPEHITSVLFEAPLDKSNENIDWTGDRSTHILEKGWAEIIHEMAKNGFKQVYTNGNTIIFIRK from the coding sequence ATGACTATACCTCTTTTTTCTATCATTACACCAACCTATAGAAGGCCATTATTATTAAAAAGAGCTATTAGTAGTGTGATTTGTCAGACCTTCCATAATTTTGAGCTCATCGTGGTAGATGACGCTGGTGGTGATCAAGAGACTGAACAAATAGTGCATGAATTTGCCGACAACAGAATCATACTGCTTCGGCATGATCAAAACAAAGGAGCAGGTGCTTCTTATAATACGGGTATAAAGGCAGCCAAAGGATCATTTATTTCAATATTGGATGACGATGATGAATACTACCCGTCATTTTTAGAAAAAACTAACGATTTTTTTCAATCACTATCGCCTGATATTGGATTTATATGGACAGGAATCCGGAGAGTTATAGATACTCCACAAGGTGAACTTTTTTGGTATGAAAGGGTATGGCCGTCCATTATTCACCCAAGGGAAAAGGCTTACATAGAGGCAACAACGATAGGTAACGGTTTTGGTATGACGATGAGAAAGAACTGTATCAATATGATCGGTTTATACAATGAGTCCTTTCAAGTTTGCGAAGATACAGAATATCTGTTCAGATTAGTAAAAAAGGTCAAGTTCGCTACTATACCAGAAATTTTAGTAAAAATTCATCGTCATGACAAGCATCAACTCACCAATCAGACTATGGATAAACTCAGATTAGATTTGCATCAAAAAATTTTAAAAGAGAACATCGATTTTATCGATTCCTATCCCAAACTTTTTTATGTCCATTCACAGCGCATAGTTAAGCTTTGTTACTCCTTGAAAATGAAGCAACGGGGCAGAAAAATGTTATTGAGAATGTGGAGGAAGCTTCCCTCTCGTGTTTCTATATTCATGGATTTAGTCTTTTATGAATGGATAGGCGAAGATATGGCAAGCTATTTGAATAAAACTATAACTAAAAAATTATTATCAAGAGTTAAAAACAGGATTTATCGTATGAAACGCTCATTGGAAATTAAAAATTTCGATACGTATCGTAAGAAATATGATACGTTTAGTTTTCAGGTTCTGGTTAAGAAAGCCGATAAGTGGCTGCATCAATACCCTGAACAAGCGAATTTTAATTTACCCCCAATTATTTACTGGTTTGATAATTTTGTTTCAAAACCCGCATCTGTACTTGAAATTGGTGGTTGGCGGGGTGATTTGGCTATGACACTACTGCCAAAATATAAATTCATTGATCTCTGGCATAATTATGATTTAATTACAGATAAAAGTACTCAAAAATGTTCTGATGTCCGGTATAAACAAATTTCACTTAAGGATTATATTTGGAACATCCCGGTTGCTAAAATCTATAACTCCCTAATAGCAACACATATGATCGAGCATATCAAATGGCGTGAGCTGTTGCTTCTAATTAATTGGATTCCAGAACATATCACCTCTGTGCTATTTGAAGCGCCTCTCGATAAATCCAATGAAAATATCGACTGGACTGGAGATCGATCAACCCATATTCTGGAAAAAGGTTGGGCAGAAATTATTCATGAGATGGCTAAAAATGGTTTTAAACAAGTTTATACAAACGGAAATACAATAATTTTTATTAGAAAGTGA
- a CDS encoding ABC transporter ATP-binding protein, with the protein MKPMIEIRSISKKYCIQKNQIPYQTLRDSLISYFKVNQGKKDFWALDNISFNIQPGEKLGIIGENGAGKTTLLKILSKITPPTTGSILMRGKVASLLEVGTGFHPELTGRENVFLNGSILGLTKHEIQQKFKQIIDFSEIETFIDTPVKHYSSGMWARLAFSIAAHLDPEILLVDEVLSVGDWEFQQKSLAKMNDLKNQGKTLVFVSHNMGAIKNLCTKCLYLCHGTIKAIGDPEDVIQTYLAKKGYDGKGFVDLTNHTQRPGTHEVRFTSVELKNQKGFITSSFEIGDDLNIHLFLYAEKKIRKVKLVISINEADGNRVCEIFDTDSGFSLTNIFEETHVSVCLEDLRLYPGKYDLSVEVLSEINNYKYHMFDDVTSCISFQMLNNNINRNLRRNAGLFYFTPIWKIHDTMTI; encoded by the coding sequence ATGAAGCCAATGATTGAAATCCGATCCATCTCAAAAAAATATTGCATCCAGAAAAATCAGATCCCCTATCAGACACTTCGGGATAGTCTGATTTCCTACTTTAAAGTGAATCAAGGCAAAAAAGATTTTTGGGCACTTGATAATATCTCCTTTAACATTCAACCAGGTGAAAAATTAGGAATTATTGGAGAAAATGGGGCAGGGAAAACAACTCTGTTGAAGATACTATCTAAAATTACACCACCGACCACTGGAAGCATCTTGATGAGGGGAAAAGTTGCTAGTTTACTTGAAGTTGGGACCGGATTCCATCCAGAATTAACAGGAAGAGAAAATGTGTTTTTAAATGGTTCGATATTAGGCTTAACTAAGCATGAAATTCAACAAAAATTCAAACAAATTATTGATTTTTCTGAAATCGAAACATTTATTGATACACCGGTTAAACATTATTCTAGCGGCATGTGGGCGCGTTTAGCTTTCTCAATTGCGGCACATCTTGATCCAGAAATTTTATTAGTTGATGAAGTTCTTTCCGTTGGTGATTGGGAATTCCAGCAAAAATCTTTGGCTAAAATGAATGATCTTAAAAATCAGGGTAAAACACTTGTGTTTGTAAGTCATAATATGGGCGCCATAAAAAATCTCTGCACTAAATGTCTGTATCTCTGTCACGGTACTATCAAAGCAATCGGAGATCCAGAAGATGTCATTCAAACCTATCTTGCCAAGAAAGGATATGATGGTAAGGGTTTTGTTGATTTGACAAATCATACTCAAAGACCTGGAACTCATGAGGTTAGATTCACCAGCGTTGAATTAAAAAATCAAAAAGGGTTCATTACATCCAGCTTTGAAATTGGAGACGACCTTAATATTCATCTTTTCCTCTATGCCGAAAAAAAAATCCGAAAAGTAAAACTTGTTATTAGTATTAATGAAGCTGATGGAAATAGAGTATGTGAGATATTTGATACAGATTCTGGTTTTTCTCTGACGAATATTTTTGAAGAAACACATGTATCTGTTTGTCTAGAAGATTTGAGACTTTACCCTGGAAAATACGATCTAAGTGTGGAAGTTTTAAGCGAAATAAATAACTATAAATACCATATGTTTGACGATGTTACATCCTGCATTTCTTTTCAGATGCTTAACAATAATATAAACCGTAATCTACGGAGAAATGCCGGTCTTTTTTACTTTACCCCTATATGGAAAATTCATGATACAATGACAATTTGA
- a CDS encoding ABC transporter permease: protein MTEYKIGYPNWRHFNIHEWWQYRELFWFLAWRDIKVKYKQTILGISWAILQPLVLMAIFNIFWKKAIKIDTGVPYPIFVYSGLIIWGLFFSGVSNSSNSMINNANVIKKVYFPRIIIPTSAILVSLVDFFITVLFYIILLFYYKIKLNILTFLFFLTASLLITLLVTIGFGLLLAAINIRYRDVRYAIPFLLQLLFFATPIIFPVSVIESKLLNFILALNPMATAIHFARVSISIQPIDWSFAALGLISSLCVFIGGLILFNKNEIDCADIL from the coding sequence ATGACAGAATATAAAATAGGATATCCAAACTGGCGGCATTTTAATATTCATGAATGGTGGCAATACCGTGAACTCTTCTGGTTTCTGGCTTGGCGAGATATCAAGGTAAAATATAAACAGACTATTTTAGGAATCAGTTGGGCGATTCTGCAACCGTTAGTGCTAATGGCTATATTCAATATTTTTTGGAAAAAGGCTATTAAGATTGACACAGGTGTTCCTTACCCTATCTTTGTCTATTCTGGTTTAATTATCTGGGGGTTGTTTTTCTCTGGCGTCAGCAATTCCAGTAACAGTATGATCAATAACGCCAATGTCATCAAAAAAGTATATTTCCCGCGCATCATTATTCCTACTTCCGCTATATTGGTTTCCCTCGTAGATTTTTTCATTACTGTTCTTTTCTATATTATACTCCTATTTTATTATAAAATTAAGCTAAACATTTTAACATTTTTATTCTTTTTAACCGCTAGTTTATTGATTACCTTGCTTGTTACCATAGGTTTCGGGCTCTTGCTAGCTGCTATTAATATTCGCTACAGAGATGTCAGATATGCTATTCCTTTTTTATTACAGTTGCTTTTCTTTGCTACACCAATTATTTTTCCAGTTTCCGTCATTGAATCAAAGTTATTAAACTTCATCCTTGCCTTAAATCCCATGGCAACAGCAATCCATTTTGCGAGAGTTTCTATATCGATTCAACCAATTGACTGGTCATTTGCCGCACTGGGATTGATTTCATCGCTCTGCGTTTTTATAGGCGGCCTAATCCTGTTTAATAAAAATGAAATTGATTGCGCAGACATCCTATGA
- a CDS encoding glycosyltransferase family 25 protein, translating to MKIFVINLKRSVDRKMHMMNQLSHLDIDYEFVEAVDGQELSNHEINTKYGIETFPPWPSFNVRNLSMGEIGCLLSHLQIYRKMINENIEYACIFEDDNDFKPDLKILLKNYLLANLFDWELLLLGHSGRYNDSNVGSECSSKRVHLFSHYHIAKPIEAPFQTFAYIIKKSAAIKLLQHAYPLRMPIDCLTGHSTAVGVQLYVLTPPCTTHNETLFKTTIYDRDQNSQLYLNKMSRIKRTLGEKYPILRILQKICLASYWIPILKLRKFSLLEDSYADKKLFLKKIK from the coding sequence ATGAAAATATTTGTTATCAATTTAAAAAGATCCGTTGACCGTAAAATGCATATGATGAATCAATTAAGTCATTTAGACATTGATTATGAATTTGTGGAAGCGGTAGATGGACAGGAATTATCGAATCATGAAATCAATACAAAATATGGTATAGAGACCTTTCCTCCTTGGCCTTCTTTCAATGTTAGAAATCTATCGATGGGGGAAATTGGCTGTTTATTGAGTCATCTTCAAATATACCGAAAAATGATCAATGAAAATATCGAATATGCCTGCATTTTTGAAGATGATAATGACTTCAAGCCTGATCTAAAAATTTTGCTGAAAAATTATCTCCTCGCTAATCTTTTTGACTGGGAATTGTTACTGCTCGGTCACTCAGGCCGGTATAATGACAGCAATGTCGGATCTGAATGTTCCTCTAAACGAGTCCATCTATTTTCTCATTATCACATCGCTAAACCGATCGAGGCACCTTTTCAAACATTTGCTTACATAATCAAAAAATCTGCAGCTATCAAGCTATTGCAACATGCCTATCCTTTAAGAATGCCTATAGATTGTCTGACAGGGCATTCAACAGCGGTAGGCGTCCAATTATACGTACTGACTCCACCGTGTACTACACACAATGAAACTCTTTTTAAGACTACCATTTATGATCGTGATCAAAATAGTCAGTTATATTTAAATAAAATGAGCAGGATAAAGAGAACTTTAGGAGAAAAGTATCCAATTTTAAGAATTTTGCAAAAAATATGCTTGGCCTCTTATTGGATACCCATACTAAAACTCAGGAAATTTAGCTTGCTTGAGGATTCCTATGCAGATAAAAAGTTATTTTTAAAAAAAATTAAGTGA
- a CDS encoding glycosyltransferase family 2 protein — MVSVIVPNYNHASFLEQRMESILAQTFQDYELILLDDCSKDDSREIIQNYQQRYPNIRVFFNDQNSGSPFKQWDFGVKQAKGEYVWIAESDDYADRNFLAEMVPILKKYNNIGMAYCDTILVNDRSKPIAVISDYDKRRNTDYVNTGKNEIAQYLCISNTISNVSGVLFRKNSYIDAGFADHTMKYCGDWFLYLRMLLKTDIAYRAKVLNFFRVHSGSSRHEYYVNNLYFEELIRIYNFVSQNISVSPYTKHKIYDQLSRHYCLAFKNMFIPSKQVFRDIKKIIPFFEFYVLKFLAGHVIKKYFS; from the coding sequence ATGGTATCCGTTATCGTTCCCAACTATAATCATGCGTCATTCCTCGAACAAAGAATGGAGAGTATTCTTGCTCAAACATTTCAGGATTATGAATTGATACTCCTCGATGATTGTTCCAAAGACGACAGTCGTGAAATTATTCAAAATTATCAGCAACGATATCCCAATATCAGAGTATTTTTCAATGATCAAAATAGTGGAAGCCCTTTTAAACAGTGGGATTTTGGCGTTAAACAAGCCAAAGGTGAATATGTATGGATCGCTGAATCTGACGACTATGCCGACAGAAATTTTTTAGCGGAAATGGTGCCCATTCTAAAAAAATACAATAATATAGGAATGGCTTATTGTGACACCATATTAGTCAATGATCGGAGCAAACCAATTGCTGTGATATCTGATTATGATAAAAGAAGGAATACTGATTATGTAAATACAGGAAAAAATGAAATAGCACAATATCTGTGCATAAGTAATACTATCAGTAATGTGAGCGGAGTGTTATTTAGAAAAAATAGTTATATTGATGCAGGATTTGCTGATCACACCATGAAGTATTGCGGAGATTGGTTTCTTTATCTTCGCATGTTGTTAAAAACTGATATCGCATATAGAGCCAAAGTTCTTAATTTTTTTCGTGTCCACTCAGGTTCATCCCGTCATGAATATTATGTGAATAACCTCTATTTTGAAGAATTGATTCGAATATACAACTTTGTTAGTCAAAACATTTCTGTTTCACCCTATACAAAGCATAAAATCTATGACCAATTATCCAGACATTACTGTCTGGCGTTTAAAAATATGTTTATTCCATCAAAGCAAGTTTTCCGAGATATAAAAAAAATCATACCTTTTTTCGAATTTTACGTTTTAAAGTTTTTAGCCGGCCATGTGATAAAAAAATATTTTAGTTAG
- a CDS encoding glycosyltransferase family 2 protein, with protein MKRNPKITIVSPCYNHGKYIGDMLGSVFEQTFEDYEVIIVNDGSNDETVNILNHINHSKVKVINSSHKGPSCARNIGIEEAQTDIIVNLDADDKIAPTFLAKMYNVFLSQANLGIVTTETQFFGAKSGIFYLEPYSLAKMLKTNLILSTALLRKSDWEKVGGYSDNFIYGLEDYDFWLSIIALGREVYRIPEPLIFYRKYQNPKDCRSERRKKSRKKSIMATLTLFHRHQKLYERCPEAMANMILLKQKWEKENFVIREFKELYHGIRYRSQL; from the coding sequence ATGAAACGTAATCCAAAAATAACGATTGTCTCACCGTGTTATAATCATGGAAAATATATCGGCGATATGCTTGGCTCTGTATTTGAGCAAACCTTTGAGGATTATGAGGTTATTATTGTCAATGATGGCTCAAATGATGAAACTGTAAATATACTGAATCATATTAACCACAGCAAAGTCAAAGTCATAAACTCTTCTCACAAGGGGCCTTCTTGTGCTAGAAATATTGGCATTGAGGAAGCTCAAACGGATATAATCGTGAATCTTGACGCTGACGACAAAATCGCACCTACATTTTTAGCAAAAATGTATAACGTATTTTTGTCTCAGGCTAACCTCGGGATAGTGACCACTGAAACTCAATTTTTCGGTGCTAAATCAGGCATTTTTTATCTTGAGCCCTATTCATTGGCTAAAATGTTGAAAACTAATTTGATTCTTTCCACAGCCCTGTTAAGAAAATCGGATTGGGAAAAAGTTGGAGGCTATTCTGATAACTTTATCTATGGGCTTGAAGATTATGATTTTTGGCTTTCCATTATAGCACTAGGAAGAGAAGTATATCGAATTCCAGAGCCCCTAATTTTTTACAGAAAATATCAAAATCCCAAAGACTGCCGTTCAGAAAGGCGAAAGAAAAGCCGTAAAAAATCGATCATGGCAACGCTGACTCTTTTTCATCGGCATCAAAAACTATATGAGAGATGTCCTGAGGCAATGGCAAATATGATCTTATTAAAGCAGAAATGGGAAAAAGAAAACTTTGTTATTAGAGAATTCAAGGAACTATATCATGGTATCCGTTATCGTTCCCAACTATAA
- the tilS gene encoding tRNA lysidine(34) synthetase TilS, with translation MISIAEKTITNYKMIKPYDSILIGVSGGPDSVTLLYFLNQISPKYNLNLAIAHLNHSLRGKESDNEAEFVESLSKKLNLPFYLKKEDVSTYKEKNKLSLEEAGRQIRYEFFLKISNQNGFNKIALGHNLNDNAELILMNLIRGSGILGMSGIPPVRDGIIIRPLIEVKRHQIIEFLKENKLSYVTDISNYDTKFLRNKIRNDLIPLLEAKYNPNTSDSLNRLGLILRAEDEWMDSIIEPLFQGIILSFKKGELIFSLLKFVNYPIAVKRRILRRAISLVKENLRKITHFHIENAIDIIEGPRNKANIDLPDNIKIFKDNQKISLINGNLKQIETKNDFINFEYYIGMPENDGEIIYIRESDIYIKFSIMKWDNNFELLCNNENIAYFDVKNLNFPVCIRNFKDGDRFIPFGMKGSQKLKKFFINNKVSAHKKKTCPILLSGKDIMWVIGYRTSEVFRIKASTQTALKVDIMKKSSN, from the coding sequence ATGATTTCGATTGCGGAAAAAACAATAACCAATTACAAAATGATAAAGCCTTATGACTCAATTTTAATAGGAGTATCTGGAGGTCCTGATTCTGTAACGCTTCTTTATTTCTTGAATCAAATATCGCCTAAATACAATTTAAATCTTGCTATAGCTCATCTTAATCATTCCCTTCGAGGAAAAGAATCTGACAATGAAGCTGAATTTGTTGAAAGCCTTTCCAAAAAACTAAATTTGCCTTTTTATTTAAAAAAAGAAGATGTAAGTACTTACAAAGAAAAAAATAAACTGTCTTTAGAAGAAGCCGGAAGGCAAATAAGGTATGAATTTTTTCTAAAGATTTCAAATCAGAATGGTTTTAATAAAATTGCTTTAGGCCATAATCTAAATGATAATGCTGAACTTATACTCATGAATCTTATACGGGGAAGTGGCATTCTTGGAATGTCTGGTATTCCTCCAGTTAGAGACGGCATTATAATACGGCCTTTGATTGAAGTTAAACGGCATCAAATTATCGAATTTTTAAAGGAAAATAAACTCAGCTATGTAACGGATATTTCAAATTACGATACAAAATTTCTACGAAATAAAATTCGTAATGATTTAATCCCTCTTTTAGAAGCTAAATACAATCCCAATACCTCAGATTCATTGAACAGACTTGGATTAATTTTAAGGGCTGAAGATGAATGGATGGATTCTATTATTGAACCTTTATTTCAAGGTATAATTTTATCATTCAAGAAAGGGGAATTAATTTTTTCGCTGTTGAAATTTGTAAATTATCCGATAGCGGTAAAACGAAGAATTTTACGGAGAGCTATTAGTTTAGTAAAAGAAAATCTGAGAAAAATTACCCATTTTCATATTGAAAACGCCATAGATATTATAGAGGGACCTCGAAATAAAGCAAATATTGACTTACCAGATAATATAAAGATTTTCAAAGACAATCAAAAAATTTCCCTTATTAATGGAAATTTAAAACAAATTGAAACTAAAAACGATTTTATTAATTTTGAATACTATATCGGAATGCCTGAAAATGATGGGGAAATTATTTATATTCGCGAATCGGATATTTATATTAAATTTTCTATTATGAAATGGGATAACAATTTTGAATTACTTTGTAATAATGAAAACATAGCTTATTTTGATGTTAAAAATCTAAATTTCCCTGTTTGTATCCGTAATTTTAAAGATGGTGATAGATTTATACCGTTTGGGATGAAGGGCTCTCAAAAGTTAAAAAAATTTTTTATTAACAATAAAGTTTCTGCACATAAAAAAAAAACTTGTCCTATCCTTTTATCTGGAAAGGATATAATGTGGGTAATTGGATATCGAACATCTGAAGTTTTCAGAATTAAAGCCTCTACTCAAACAGCTCTAAAAGTTGATATCATGAAAAAATCCTCCAATTAA